A single window of Anopheles moucheti chromosome 2, idAnoMoucSN_F20_07, whole genome shotgun sequence DNA harbors:
- the LOC128299133 gene encoding uncharacterized protein LOC128299133 gives MRFLIVLAMLAAVALANPLINIRVNVDSQTGLPPGPGPYPPPGPGPYPPPGPNPEEPPPQPYRKDALEPAALPADSDVIYPINEAVAPLVNIEVFVDNQRQGNIPIVPEYPPPPQPY, from the coding sequence ATGCGCTTCCTAATCGTGCTGGCCATGTTGGCCGCGGTGGCCCTTGCCAATCCGCTGATTAACATTCGAGTCAACGTGGATAGTCAAACGGGATTACCACCGGGACCGGGACCATACCCACCACCTGGGCCGGGACCATACCCACCACCGGGACCGAATCCGGAGGAGCCGCCACCGCAACCCTACAGAAAGGATGCCCTGGAACCGGCGGCACTTCCCGCTGACTCGGACGTGATCTATCCGATAAACGAAGCAGTTGCACCGTTGGTCAACATTGAGGTATTCGTTGACAACCAGCGCCAAGGCAACATTCCAATTGTTCCGGAGTATCCTCCACCTCCTCAGCCATACTAA